Part of the Sorghum bicolor cultivar BTx623 chromosome 1, Sorghum_bicolor_NCBIv3, whole genome shotgun sequence genome, cgagccgtgcaggagtcccatgtcgacgaggtcaccgagggatttggtagtgctgcgggacttcttccactccttggccatcagttcggccctcttcttggagtcgctcttcgccattggaggtgagaagtggatttgggttatgaagatgcaggtgattgaaagaggcgagaatggaaggcttgagggcaatggcaggatgaggagtacaggcggaactgtcaggcttttataacccgcaactccacccctcccatttcctgtattcttgggaagtgggcgggccatgcggcggatgcggcgtttcggtttacaatgattatagacaattaatgcggcggagttttcgtaccaattgatggtttcctttctcTCAAACAACGCAAatggcggctgcacagttgcaaggcgcaacttttcatgcgtccatctgacaacccatcaggaggtcttgtcatgtcaactttaactgaaaagatcgtctcaataaaaagaagacaaatataCCAGAGAATCaacaatctggggactgcaccgaccaccgagcacttgatgctcgggaactggtcgcccagtccatcagctcggaacttcaaaggctgtaccgaccaccgagcactatacgcttggggactggtcgatcagcccaccaatttgagaattcggggactgtaccgaccaccgagcactatacgctcggggactggttgatgaGCCcatcaatttgagaattcggggactgtaccgaccaccgagcactatacgctcggggactggttgatcaGCCcatcaatttgagaattcggggactgtaccgaccaccgagcgttttatgctcggggactggtcgattagtctatttaattgcagacggactggtaaattcaactttttagaccttgctacaaggctcatacttcgccttccagcaagctcggggactacatcggtacgatgcatctggcgatgcatctcagtttcaaaatttctttaagaacttttcttttgaccctggcaccacgtgtctacatcacctactaccaggctcggggactaagtgggcacacttcaccttgcggtgaatatgcttgctttttgaaagactatacttttcagaaaagtaaagtgggcacacttcaccaagaaagaaatcttttttaatttagagcaccatgcattcttcaaacaacctgctccttcgatgtcaatgttgatcaactgttttttgagttggtcaaaatactgttgcaactgtttggacgattttcctgcttattgaagacatcaagcctcactgatcgaagaagcccaagacggcgtgttacatcacaatacatggtgctcggggactagctgtggggggatagacccctatacccttacggctagacttgggccaggaggcttggcccattacgagacgagttcaaggcttgatccgacagcctggagtttcgcgcaaggaagcaagatgtggagatcaagccagattctagtcggttagaatagggattgatatcgaactatctatagcaattgtaaccgactaggattagtttccagacctgtaaccctgcccttcggactatataaggagaggcaagggacccccctaggacagatcatattctctcaacacaatccaatacaaccagacgcaggacgtaggtattacgccaactcggcggccgaacctggataaaaagcttgtccgtgtcttgcgtcaccatcgagttcgtagtttgcgcaccgtctaccgataaactactaccgtgggtataccccaaggtagactgccgaccagctttcgtcgacaatcaCTAAcacctttctttctttttcgttcTTATATATTCCACGGGGAAAATAAAACATTAGCAGATTGGGAACCATATGCACCATGACCAGGTAATACACCATCAGGAATCTCTGAGATCAAAATCAACTAAAACAATTAGTAATTTTTTGTGAAAAAAACATTGATCTAACATCAGTTGTTTAATAGGTATCTTCAACACCAAGCAAGACAGCATATTTTGGCAACAAGCTTCAAGCAATGAAGAACAATATTCTGGCAGTCTGGATTAGACATATATATTACTACTATGTAATTGATGCATCCTGTACATACATGcatgtatcgtatttatattagtCTAATGTACTTGGCTACTCAGAACAAGTATCTATTCAGTACTTCGGCGAACATATAATGCATCCATCCTGTAAATATATGAAGATCTAATATGTTTCCGTATATCTACCATATATAAATCTGTGCTTCTATGCATATGTACTATCAATGTTCAAAATTGTTGATGTCCAACCTATGTATGCTTATCCACGCGCGCGATCGCGCACGGGTTCCACTAGTGGTCACTAGAGAGGAGGCATTGGAACTTCGATTGCTGATATTGCTAGTTTTTGGCATGTGTCGGTGGCCATTGAGAGAGTCACTAGTGGTATCTATGCTGGAGCATCACTACCATATGTGTTGGAGCCAGCAGTTACTACCAATCGCTATCAAGTGGCAATCAAGGAGATGATTCAGAAAATTAGTGAGAAGCTAATCACTCGACAAAAATGGCATCTATCACTACCGGCTGAAAGCATGCCCACCTACCGTATTTTTTCGGCAGCCAATAATGTTTTTCACTCATAATAAATTAGCTAACAGTAatttcagctataacttttcagaccagcgaatAGGTCCAAGCCAACCCGGCATTGGCATTGAAGTTTGTATATTATTGCTTGTTTTTGTTCTAACCCACAATTTTTCTTTCCGGTCGTTGAATCTAcgtaattattttttttggccattgaggccttgtttagttggcaaaattttggttttttggctactgtagcactttcgtttttatttgacaaacattgtccaatcacggagtaaataggctcaaaatattcatctcacaaatttcaggtaaactgtataattaatttttatttttatctttatttaatgttccatgcatatgaccaaagattcgatgtgacggagaattttgaaaatttttgtgaactaaacaaggcctgaatctaCGTAACTATTATATAATTGATTCTCCACCACTGACCACACATACCACCATTTGATCCCACATATCATCGTTGCTTCTTGTTATAAAACCTCTACCACCCTTGTCGATTGCCTAATTCAGTATAGGCACCATACCAACTTATTTACTTATAGTATTCATATGTGCTCTCTGTGGGAGAAAGCTCTCCACGTCGCGTAGTGGCAATCTATGATTTTTGTATAGATTACAAATTTGGTTAAGGTTACAAAATAGATCACATGCTAAGAAAAGTTAAGGTTAGGATTTAGGAAAACATAGAACAAGCTGCCGATCGAGAAGCTGTGGACGGCCGGGGCATCGAGTGGCGGGGCTAGGTGCAGCGGTACCGCCCGCTAGGTTTGGCTGTCTACCCGTATGGGGTCGAGGGCTTGAGCACGCCAGGGCAAGGCCGCAATGACATCACCGTCCGAGCCGTCGGGGAGTGCCTGGGGGCAGGGAAGCGGACGAGCTGTGTAGCAAGGGCGCCTGTCGTCGTCGCGACTCCTGACTGAGACTCCGAGAGAGAGCGACGAGCGCGTAACATGGCAGGTGCGTGCGCGCGCCGTGCGGGCAGGCAAGGGTAGGGGCCTCCACAATGGGTGGTAAGGAGGTAAGAAGGAATAAACAAAGCCTACTACCGGTAGGAAATTGTGGGTACGGACAACAACTGCTAGCAGGGAGTAGTCTTACTACCGAATAAGAAGGAATAGAAAAATAAGATGTGGGCAGcacgcttgcttcttctttgttCTCTTCTTAGCAGCCAAGTTCTCGGAACATAGGGTACGTGATACGGGAACGTGGTACGCGGTACGACATTCTCATAAACTATGGAACGTAGGGGTTATATAGCTTCGTCTCGTTCCTTTAAGTTGCGGAACGCGTTCCACTTTCTAAAGGAACGGGTTTGGGACGTAGTGGTTGGCTCAGGTAGTTTTACGTGTTGTTTTGAACTAAATGAGTTCGATTCCTAGCGTGATATAGTTTACTATTgtatttttgtttcatttaGGGCTGTCCAACTCTAACCTTAACGCTCATTGCAGGTCTAGACCAATGAGTCAATCACCATCTAGATTTTTCGCCGACCGCTCAAGGACGGGCACGGCGCAGTATGCACACACACCACGAAGTTCCATAGTCGCTTGGGACTGACGTTCCTATGATTGCTCCTATATATGATTCGTGTTCCACCGTATTTGGGAACGATGTTTCATGATGTTCCAGTTCCACGTTTCGGGACGAAGTTTCCGGAACGGAAAACGTGCCCATGTTCCCGTACCCGGCTGGTAaggcgctctctctctctgataTTATTGCTTTGCATGTGTCAGGCCCCaccttgcttctagatcaaCATTGTGAGCTAGATACATCACTCTTTCTGTCTGTTTCTGGGCCCGCGCTCTGACGTTACTACCGAATCAACATTGCGGGCGCCCTATGGCTAAGCGCGGTCACCGGGCACCTCAGTCTCCGTCTCCACCCTGCGTGGCTCCTAGGACGTAGTGACCAAGGTAGAGGTCCCGCCGGAGTGAAGGTAGGGTGTCAGCTTCTTCTGTTGCTTGCACCAGCTAGCCTAGGGCTAGGGCACGCACACCATAGCCATGCCACCCGCTGGATCCGTCATTGTCTCCATATACACCTTCTGATAATTTATGGAGTAGTTAACATGAGGCCCTAAAGGTACTAGCTAGTGAGTGTGCTTgttcatttaggccttgtttagttcatcccaaaacctaaaatttttttcaagattttccgtcacatcgaatattgtggcacatatatgaaacattagatagataaaaaattaactaattgtatagtttgactgtaatttataagacaaatcttttaagtttagttagtctatggttgaacaataattgttaaataaaaacgaaaatgatacAGTACATGGAAACTTTTCATCTCcacaattaaacaaggccttatgtcACGGCAATAGTGCATTTGTTCATTTAGGCCACAATCAAAGTAGGCGGTGCTCTAGCAGTTGTTGTGGCGAGGATGAGGTGGAGTGTGGATAGTGCTGCTTTGAAGGGGACGAGTGATTGGACCATGGGCCAGGTGTGAATTTGCTGGGAGGTGGGGATGGTGGGCAGCGAGGCTGTCCGGTGCAGGGGCCAGGGATGCAGAGGTACAGTATTTCCTTTTGCTGGGAGGACgagataataatgataatggagGATTGTATATATGTTCACCCGATTAGGCTGACAATCACCTATATATGCATAAAGAAGCAATGCCTTTATTCACTTGATGTGACGGCAACAATGGTAGAACCAACCAACtagattcattcattcatcatgGCTATCATAACCATACTTACAAGCAGCCAATGGCAATCGTTATGGACATATATTACACCACCAAGAAGGCAAGACGCGAGAGCCTCTCCCTCGCTACCAACAACAATGCGCACGTCACACTCACACCATCGTCTCCttggccgccgccgtcgcgtcgtcgtcgtccacccACGTGGCGTGCCACAGCGGCGACCGCCTCCGGGGCAGCATGGACCCGACGCAGCTGGCGAGCGTGGCGCGGAACTTGGCGTCCCCGGGTCGGAGCATGGCGGGCAGCGGCAGCTTCCCGACCCCGGACGCGGCGCACGCCTCGTGGCGCGGCACGATGCGCGTGGCCAGCGCGTAGGAGAAGTACTCGGGGAAGTCGACCAGCTCGTCGGCGCGTCGTGCCATGGCGCCCAGGAGGTACTCCGCCTTGGGCCGCATGTTCCCGTCCACGGCGTAGGCGAAGAGCGCCGGGAAGCGGCGCGCCATGGAGCGCGCGGCGCGGGGCGGCAGGCCCAGCGACTCGAGGAACTCGATCCGGGGCAGCAGCTTGCCCTCCACGGAGAAAGACAGCAGGTCGGCGCGGCGGTGCAGGTCGGGCACGCCCAGCGCGCGCAGGAAGTAGAGCGTGGGCCGGAGCCGCGCCGCGACGGGGGAGACGAGCAGGCGCGGGCGCCGCCGGAGCACGCGCGGGAGGTCGGGCGCCGGGACGCCCGCCTCCTCCGTCAGGAACCGGAGCGCGGCCTCGATGGCCTCGGCCGGCACGGACAGCAGCTCCGGGCACATCCCCGCCGCGCGCCGGAGGTCCGCGGGCGGCACGCCGGCCTCCAGCAGCACCGCCGCGGCGCCCGCGGCCACGGGCGGCGACGGCAGCAGCACGggctccggcgccggcgccgggggcAGCGGGGGGCCCGGGACGGCGAGTCTGGTGGTGGGCCTGGTCCGCAGCGCGACGGCGACGACGCgtagcctgctgctgctgctgcggcgcggCGCCACTACCGGTACCGGCCTGGGACCAGAATCCAAGCCATCGTGCCCTAACAGGGCCAGGGCGGTGCGGGTGCCGGCCATGGTCACCATCGCTCGCAAGCTTTtgcctccttttttttttgtatgtatgatgATGTGAGGCGTCGTGCGATCGAGGAAGAGGATAAGGCTGTGATGGATCCGGTAGAACCACCACACGCGTAGGGAGCTCGAGAAATGTCTAAAGCTGCATTGCATGGACAACAGCTCGGAACGGAAGCCCCCCTGGTCCCTCCATTATGAACCGATAGTGTTCAGGATTTCGGGTCCTCACGTGGCGCGACCCGGTTGGCCGGGAGGATGGTGCTTTAGCCTTTACCCATGATAAAGTATACACACGACAATAAAGACAaaacacaaacaaacaaacaagagCCGGTTTTCTTAAAAAAGCATAGCACTATTTACTAAATTGTGCGAAAGAAAAACATTGTTAAATAGCTGATAAATTCAACAAATAAACTCAAACAAACATACTAATATTAACAGAACAATAAAAACACAATATGGGCATGATTAATCTAAGGTGTAGTCCATGATCGGATAATAGGTTAAACGTATACTAATTAAAAAATCCTAATATACTTTATTCACCAATTAGCCAATATTACTTTTTATTAAACTTTAATTAGTTTATGTTTATGTCTTCAATTTGATATCCGAAACATGGACTAAACTTTCCATCCAAAGAGGCCCCATGTCTTCTTTACCATTGGCAATTGCCTACACAAAGCATTTTAAAAATTCTAAGACAAATTAAAGGAACACTCAAATGATGCATGTACCtataaattattctaattatagaGTTTCTTCTTAAATAATGGCTTCCTTTTTAATAAATTTTGCTAAATCAAAAACAATGTCATTATGTAGAATACATTATTATATTTCAATACAAATTTTAGAAGTTATAATACACTCTATTTTGAGGCAGAGGAGGTATACATCATGCATGCTTGATGTCCATGATGTTATACTCTCTTCATCCAAAAAAAGAATGTAAATCTCATATCTTGAGGAGTCAAATATTCTtaattttgactaaatatataaataaagtATTGCTATTTATAATATGTATAATAGGTATaattaaaatattttataataaatctaattGAAGATCTAAATATAGATAATACCTTCTATAAATTCAGTCGAACATTAAATTTTGACTCCTTGTATAAAAgagatttatatatttttttgacgATTAGAGTACAGTAAAAGACAGCACGGCCATGGACGACGGTATGCATGACCCGGATCACAGGCAGATCGACGTCCATCAGGGCCCGGCGTAGAGGTGTGCAGGCAGCCTGGGCACGGCGACGGCCTCGAGAGGGACCACGCGCGGAACGGCCAGCCCGAACTTCTCCTGCATGCTCAGCTTCTCCGGCGCCACGCCGTCCGGCAGCCGCCACGCGAAGGCGTGCAGCAGGTTGGCCAGGGTCACCTGCACCATCTTGAGCCCGAGGACGTAGCCCGGGCACATCCGGCGGCCGGACCCGAACGGGAGCAGCTCCAGGTCCTGCCCCTTCACGTCCACGGCGCTGCCGGCGAACCTCTCCGGGCGGAACTCCTCCGCGTCGCCGCCCCACACGGCGGGGTCGCGGCCGATGGCCCAGACGTTCACGAACACGAGCGTGCCCCGCGGGATGTCGTAGCTGCCCGTGGACGCGTCCTCGCGGCACAGCCGCGGCGCCAGCAGCGGCGTCACGGGGTGCAGGCGCATGGTCTCCTTCACGATGGCCTCCACGTACGGCAGGCTCCGAATGTCCTGCTCGGTGACGAGACGGCCATGGCCGATGACGCCGTCCAGCTCCTCGACGGCCTTGGCGAGGACCTCTGGCTTCCGCAGCAGCTCCGACATGGCCCATTCGATGGTCACCGCTGACGAGTCCGTGCCGCCAGCGATGAGATCCTGCACGCGTACTCGTAGCATTAGAGGTTCTTTATTTttctaataaaaatataaaaagggCAAAGTATAATTCCCTCCATCCCGGATTATAAGGCATTTCAACAATCTTACAGAGATAAAACATTTTaagtttttaaaaaattatatgttaaaataataacatttatgatattaattaaatatcattaggttcttcatcAGTTATATTTTTATGGTACATCTATttgatttttctataattttagttaaacttaagatattttgactttttaaatttttataaAATGTAATTTGAGATGCAGGAAGTATATTATATCTTTTAACCTTCGAGTTAAACACAAGCCTAATTCTCAACCGAACTACAATGTCAGTAGATAACGGGCACCTTCTATCTAACTGGCCACATGTTTGGCCCTCTGTTTCATAGATGGTTTTTTATTTTGTAAACATAATAAAAAACGGTTTGTATCTCTtgaaatttatatttaatttattttataaattagaaaagtatgcaactagtgtccatttttttctagatAATGTTATCTAATGGTTTATGATCTATGTACAGTTATTTGAATTTGGTTTCTTTCTGTTTCTATTGCTTTATTGCTTGTAGTCGGGCTATGATTTATTCAGAACAAAATAAGATCCAAATATCTCTAAATCAATGGATGGATAATATttgtaaaacaaaaatatagcaAGCTCCATTTTTgaatttaaaataaattaattatgaaCCTTCAAAAGATTAAACTAGactattaatttttttaaaataaatatcCATCTTTCATCAAATTAGCTCCTACCAATCTATATAACATCCACATAAACTTTTTCTACAAAACTAAAGTAATTTACAAGTTCTTTAAACTAGAAATATCACAAAGTCACCCATGACCTAaatataaccatcttttcaatttCATAGATGGTTTCATTTCAATTTCGATGACGTGTTGCTATGTAAAACCGTGCAATGACACTGTCCATTGAAACTGGCCTTAGAGGATCTTTATTTCAACAATCTTACAAAGACAAAACATTTTATGGTTTAGTCCTTTGCTAGCTATTTTGCTTTTAAAATTTTTAGTGATTGTTGTGGAATGgccgcatccttccccctggtggCGTCTAAGGATGCCCTTCacccgaggaacctccgacccctgaagcgtcggaggatatccttcacCCAGGGAGCCTGCGTGCGGAGGACCCTGAAAAAAGACTAATATCGGTGACTCATCTtgttatgctaagtgtgtgcagggatTGACATCGGCGGAGGCCCGCAAGCAGAAAAAGGAGTaacctccgaccctcccaaGTCCGAGGATGGCTAGGGACGCGGCGGAGGCGAGGGACCTCCGATGCGTCCAAGCCAGGGAACCTCCGACGGAGAAGCGTCGAAGGATCGGCGACCGAGCGAGCTAAGGAACCTCCAGGACAGCTGagccgaggaacctccgacgcgtcCGAGCTAAGGAACCTCCGACGTATGAAGTGTCGAAGGATCCGCGATcgggcggaggatccaagcctccgaccagCTGAAGCCCTAGACAGGGGACACGCGTGGGGTTTGTAGTGTGAAATTACACAGATGacttagggtcagtagactgtaaTAGGAGAATATGCTGGGATATTCctccaccgtcacggggcatttttgtaaatgtcattaggtcggtttctgagccctatataaggggtgaTGCCGTCATTAATAAGAGGAGAGAGCATTCATtgtattcacctactgttgagcccaCTGTCCGTTACTGCTCAGCccctcacggcaccgagtgagaaggttctcgtTCAACCGTGTTGCTGGGGAGTACGGTGAGTATTTTCCCAACAGTGATGTTTTTTATAGGAAACTTTAAGGCCGCAGCCCCTACAGATTGAATTTATTAATTAAAGCAAAAAAAATGTGAACAAATAACAATCCTCACGTGTCACTTGTTATATTAAAGTttaattaatcttgtaattATTAAATCGTTCAGCTAGTAGTAAATCGTTCAGCTAGTAAGCTAGCCTCTAGTGTTTTTTTTTAGTCTTACCAGAGCGAATCCCTTGACGCCATCCCGTTTGATGGGCACCTCGAGTTTGGGGTCGTCGGCGAGCTCTAGCAGCAGGTCCACCATGTCGGCGGCGACGAACTTGTCGCCCTCTCGCCGCCGTCGCTGGCTGTGCTCCTCCACCACGTGCTCCAAGAATCGGTCGAACATCTTGCCCAGCCTCTTCATCCTCCCGACGTAGCCCTGAATGTCCAGCCAGCTGAGCCACGGGATGAAGTCCCCGACGCAGAACACGCCGTTGAGGAGAAACAGCTCGTCGACCATCCACCTGAACTCGGCCGGCGAGATCGGCGAGCCAGCATCAGTGCCGCCCTCGCCGACGTACTTGCCGCCCAGCGCCATGCGCGAGATCACGTTGAGGCTGAACATGAGCAGGTGCTCCTTGAGCACGACGACGACCCCGCCGCGCCCCGCCGCCGCGGAGGAGGACAGGGACAGGTCGCGCAGCAGGGCGCGCAGCTCCTCGCTGCGGACGTGCTCCTGCGACCTGAGCTGCCGGTCGCTGAAGAGATGGGCCTTCCACAGCTTGCGCGCCTGGCGCCAGTAGGCGCCGTAGGGGGACCAGACGATGTCGGAGTAGTCGTAGGCGGTGTGCTTCCCGGACGCCATCTTGGGGCGGTCGATGAAGGACGCGTCGTTGGTCTTGAGGAAGAACCTGGCGGCGTCCACCGACGAGCCGACGACGACGGGGACGGAGCCGAAGCGGAGGGACATGAACGGGCCGTACCGCGCCGAGAGCGCGTGGATGGAGCGGTGCGGGAGCGCGCCGATCAGGTTGAGGTTGCCGATGATCGGCCACGGGCGAGGGCCGGGTGGGAGCCGCCTGTGCTTGCTGGTGGAGGTGGAGCTGCGCTTGCGGTGGCGGAGGGCGGCGACGACGAGAAGAGCGGTGGCGAGGACGACGCCGACCAGGAAGGGGAGTAGTTCCGTCTCCATCGGAACGTAGTAAAGTACACGTACGTAGCTGGGATGTGCCTATTCTTTTCTGCTCTTGTGTGTGTGCGTACAAGAACGGGCGCACCGCGGTCCGAAGTGCTGTTTTCACAATTTATAgggacgggacgggacgggTAGCGTCCGCTAATGGTGGCCAGAGCACCATTAGTGAACATGGACGGGCACTATAGCTGATGCCGGATGGAGATCCACAGCTGGACCTGAACGTGGCGTCCTTTTGTGAGCACATGGTTGGAGATGGAGCACGTGTGATATGCTAAGGTCCCTCTCGCAGAGCTCCCACTGCAATATGCCTCgggcctggtttagttctcTAGGTGAAAATTTTATgtgtactataatatttttatttatatttgataattattattaactatagactaactaggcttaaaagatttgtctcgcaaattatagacaaactgtacaattagttttatatatatatatatatatatggtaaattTTCCTACTCTCTAGGAGTAGTTACTCCCTCTCCTCTTTGGGACACACTAGAGGTGAGATGCCACTAGCTAACGGGTTAAAAAACTTGACCCGTTTACATGATACGTGTATTCGTGAATAAAAAATCAGCGTACCGATCGGAGGATAATTGGCGTGGAAAGCGGATCAAGCTCACGCTTGGTTGAGCGTGGAAATCGGATCAAGCTCATGCATGCACACATCATGGCTACCATTTATAATTTCTCATTTTTCTCTCCTCGCATCACTCCAGGACGGGGCGGCGGTTGCGCCGAGCTCTCGTCACTTCCACTAGCTGCTGTGATGTGGCGAGCCCTCCCCATCTCCCGGCGATGTTGACGACGATGGCGCAGGGCCCCTCCACCACCGGCGAGCATCACGCAGGGGCGGCGGCGCGGTCCTCTTTGCCACTAGCAAGCCTCACGCAGGGGCCATGCATGGTGCCCCCGTCCTCTGCCGTGGCGCCGCCGTCTAGCTCCACGGCGAGGGCAGCACTGGTACCGTGGTACGGCTCCGTTCGCATCGGCAACGAGGCCACTAATTGCAAATCCAGATCGATGGCTACAACTCCCTCATGTTGTTGTACCTTGCTGAGTTGTTGCAACTCCACACGGTGCCGCGGCGACATCGTCTCAGCGAGGACACTTGTTGCTGCTCCCTTCCATCCACAGTGACCGCTCGGCGACAGCCATGGCAATTGGCTGGTGATTCTCATGAGTACGAGTGTGGCACGATTTGAGTCGTATCTATTTTCTTTGTGAATTCCAATGCTTCGTCTCTCTATTTCTTAAAGCATTTTGTGGTGAAAATTGTTCCCAACAAATGCGATGTTGCTCACGAGTGGCACAGATGTGGATGTGTGCGTACAAATGCCAGGAATGACAGTTGCTAGATTTGTTCTTTCTGATCGTTTTTGTTTGTACAGAGTATAAATGAGTTTGGTTGGTTTTGGCTCAAAAATTCATGTGTAATGTACATACTCTTCTCTTAGTGTGTATACTCGTCGCCATGGAAATATGTGCATAGTCATACTTCATTGTGATACATATACCACAGTATATGAATACAGTACACGTGAATGTATGCACATGTACTCTGATCGTCTGGTTTTAAGTATGCACTTATACTATCTTAATCTAGCGTATGCGTGCATACTTTATTTGGAAAAGTATGTATGAATACTCTATTCTAAAAAGTATCTATAAATACTACATGCCAAAAAAATATGTATAAATACTCTATTCTAAgaagtatgtatatatactcCATACTCTATTTTTAAAAGTATATATAAATACTCTATTGTAAAAAGTATGTCTATATACTTCATTTCAAAAAGTATGGACAGATACTCATAAACGAGCAAGCTCAATCTAGATAGGATAACCATGGTAAGCTAGAATCACAGCGACCGTACAACatatataataattaattaagtttGTTAAATATACGCTTCATGTATCCTTCACAGTATCCACTACCCGTTATGGCTAGTGGTGTTAACGCAGCTGTAGTAGAAAACAGATAGGGAGTAAAACTACTCCCAGGAGTATAGAAAAT contains:
- the LOC8080797 gene encoding flavonoid 3'-monooxygenase, translating into METELLPFLVGVVLATALLVVAALRHRKRSSTSTSKHRRLPPGPRPWPIIGNLNLIGALPHRSIHALSARYGPFMSLRFGSVPVVVGSSVDAARFFLKTNDASFIDRPKMASGKHTAYDYSDIVWSPYGAYWRQARKLWKAHLFSDRQLRSQEHVRSEELRALLRDLSLSSSAAAGRGGVVVVLKEHLLMFSLNVISRMALGGKYVGEGGTDAGSPISPAEFRWMVDELFLLNGVFCVGDFIPWLSWLDIQGYVGRMKRLGKMFDRFLEHVVEEHSQRRRREGDKFVAADMVDLLLELADDPKLEVPIKRDGVKGFALDLIAGGTDSSAVTIEWAMSELLRKPEVLAKAVEELDGVIGHGRLVTEQDIRSLPYVEAIVKETMRLHPVTPLLAPRLCREDASTGSYDIPRGTLVFVNVWAIGRDPAVWGGDAEEFRPERFAGSAVDVKGQDLELLPFGSGRRMCPGYVLGLKMVQVTLANLLHAFAWRLPDGVAPEKLSMQEKFGLAVPRVVPLEAVAVPRLPAHLYAGP
- the LOC8080796 gene encoding transcription termination factor MTEF1, chloroplastic — its product is MQCSFRHFSSSLRVWWFYRIHHSLILFLDRTTPHIIIHTKKKGGKSLRAMVTMAGTRTALALLGHDGLDSGPRPVPVVAPRRSSSSRLRVVAVALRTRPTTRLAVPGPPLPPAPAPEPVLLPSPPVAAGAAAVLLEAGVPPADLRRAAGMCPELLSVPAEAIEAALRFLTEEAGVPAPDLPRVLRRRPRLLVSPVAARLRPTLYFLRALGVPDLHRRADLLSFSVEGKLLPRIEFLESLGLPPRAARSMARRFPALFAYAVDGNMRPKAEYLLGAMARRADELVDFPEYFSYALATRIVPRHEACAASGVGKLPLPAMLRPGDAKFRATLASCVGSMLPRRRSPLWHATWVDDDDATAAAKETMV